TCACCCAAGTCTCCAAAGGAGACTTCGTCTTTGAGATATGGAGGCCAACCTACCCAGAAGATGAAAACCACACTCACATTTTAGACTTGAGGACACCACAGTGAAAGAGAGATTTTAAACACACTCTCAGAAGCcagaaagagaacagaacagctgaacaacaaacaaaccccacCGTACCCAATGGACATAGAGAGGTCACAAGGGTAGAACACGAATTTCACCATATATGGGACATGCTGGCCCACAGACTGAGTGATCAGTTAATTTAAGGGCTGAAATCATACACATGTGCACTCTCTGATTTTGATTACTAAAAACCAGCTCACCATGATCATCATTAAAACTCCTAATATGTCAGAAATTCACCAATGTACTTCTAAATAATCCATGCGTTCAAAATAGAAATCAAGCAAAAACCATAAAAATCTGTGTGAGTTGGGagcagtggctcatgcctttaatctcagtacatgagagacagaggcaggtgaatctctgagttcaagactagtctggtctacaaagtgagttccaggacagctagggctacacagagaaaccttatcttgaaaaaccaacaaaagaaaaagagaaaaaaaaaagaaaaaagaaaaaataagaaaaagaaagaaaaagcacacacacaccctatggagacaggttcacacacacaccatggagacACGTCAACATCAGAACATCAGGTGTTGTCTTCTATTGCTTTCTACCTCCttctctgagacaatgtctctcagAGAAGGTTGCCTAGGTTATGAGCCCCAGGGAccttctgtctctgcccacttggcactggggttataggtacaTGTTACCACACCCAGGGCCTTACATAGgttctgaattcaggtccttataCTTAGACACCAactttaaccactaagctatctccctGAGATATTAGAATAATCTTTGAAAttacttggggggggggttacaTTAGCTAGGTGTGGTTGCACacatctttcatcccagcacttagggtgtggaggcaggtggatctctgtgagttccaggccagtgagggatactagtaagaccctgtctcaaaaccaagtagtaatttgtttttttcaaatgtgTATGAAaactcatgtctgtaatcctagcactcactaGGGAGAGACAACAGGATTTCTACAAGTTGAAGGCCAGGCTAGGCTCTAAACAAGTTCTAGACCAGTTTAGGCTACAATGGGACAGCTGGAGTGACCCTGATTAACAGCTGAGGAGCTCATGCTGCTTGACATCAAGACTCACTGCAGACCTACTTTAAAGAAGAACATCCAAGGACGAAGAAAAATGGCCAGAAGCATAGCACATGAACTTGTGTAACCATTTAGCAACAATGAAGACAGGatgggaggccctgggttccaacaACATCCACCTGGGGGAAGAACGTGAGAGTCTAGAACCTGCTGGGCAGACATTAGGTGGCACAGAGGCCTGGGACCAGTGGTGGGCCCCGGCATGCTACCTAAGCCACACAGAATGAGGTGAAGTGGAAAATGCCAGTCTAGTTATAGGAAGGTCAGATGCAGGTAAGATCAGGGCAGCAGGGGGGGAAAGACCTTCTAGACTCTGGTCAGCATCTTTTTTGGTCTGGGCAGTTCTGTATGACCCACGTCTGAAATGCCAGCAAGTAGCTCAGCCTCAACAGTAAGAAGCCTGTAGAGCTCATCtacaaaacaccaccaccatgAGGTTTGATTAGGAGTGGGTGTGCTGTGTACCTCCTGAGCAAATTGATTTTGCTTTAATGATTAATGCCCAGCtgcttgattttgttgttgttgttgttttatcttttaaaccAGGGTCTtaagtagcctaggctagccttgaacttgctgagaAGGATCTTAAAGTCTAAACCCTCTGGCCTTCAGCTCCCTGACGCTGGATATATAATTGTGCTCCTCTACACCTGGTTCCAATCACTCTACACAGAGGCCCTGGCAGTGACACCTCCGAGGCAGTGGCTAACAGTGGCTCTTCAAATGCTGCAAGAGAGGACACTGAGGCTAGCTGCTAGAGCTGGGTCCAACCAAACAGTGAGCTGGGCAGGAAAATGCCCACTAGTGGGGGACATGATGGTAAAGGGGAAGTGGGCAGGGCAGCTTCTTATTCCCAGCTGTGACAGGGCCCAGAACCAGGATGTTCAAAGACGACCTTGCGGCCAAGGAATGATTAAGAGAATGGAAACTGTTGCCTTCATCAGAAGGGAAGACAAGGGGGACAGAAGGGAACTGAGCACAGATGGGGGCCCCTGATGACCAACCAGACCTAAGGCCAAGTAGGGTTCGAAAGTGACCCTATCACCACCTCCACTTAGCACCCGCAGGTTTGCTGTACCTCCTTGATGTCATGGTAGTGCCCTAGGAGGGCGTAGGGGCAGTAGGAGATGCTCATGGAGACGATGCccatggtgctgatggtgatcaTGGCCACGTAGACGTTGGGAAATAGAGCCATCACAGCAGTGCCTACGGAGAAACCCAGCGTCCCCAACACATAGATGATCTTGATGCTCAGGTCATAGTTGTCCAGGTACTTCTGTAgcagggctgcagagagggccacAAGGATCATGACAGAGCTGCTGCCTCCATATACCCTTTACCCCCATCACTGCCACCCTCTGGTTGAACCTAGGCCTTCAGGCATAAAGACCTGCCCACCTGAACCATGCAGCCCATGCCTACCTGTATTCCCAGGGACTCCAGCACTTCTGAAAAAAGTCAGCTCTCTGTGGCCTCCCTGGGCTGCTGACTGCCCACCCAGGTATCCTCGGGGAAAGTTTGGCCCTTCCCTTGTCATTCTGTGTTCCCCAGCACTCTGGGCCAGCCTCAGGAGACTGTCTTCTGATTGGGTCCTCCCAGGCACCACCTCCTCCAGGAGGAATCTCTTTGTCACCCTGACACTTGGCTAACCTGTCTTGCCCTACCCTCTTCACCTACAGATCAGGCAAAGTAGACTTCCACTCCAGGTTCAGACTGAGTGTGGGCAGCTAAGGGAAGGGACTCCAATCCTAACTCTTTCAAATTCAGAAAGTGAGTGAAGGATGCTGCCTTAGGACGAGAGCCCATCACCCCACCCATCAGAGCTCCTGTCCTTGGCAGTCTGGACCAGTTCCACTGCCCCTCAGACTGCTGGGCCACAGCTGGGGTTGTCATGGCAGTGACAACATGTTAATACACAAGTACAACCACACTGAACAGTGCCATGGAACAAACAGCACATAGATGGCCTCCAAGTGTCAGAAACACCTGATCCCCAGCCACAGCAGCTGACTTTATTGGCTTTTCCTCTATTTAGAAAGAAGTCAGGATCCCCTGATCTCACCTGAGCAGATAGCACCAGTAGCAGCGTAGATGACCAGGCCCCAGCAGCCCATCTTCACGCCAGCATTGTACTTATGCCATAAGGTGGAGTTGGAGGCCTGTTGCAGAGAGAGGAGGTTGAGGGCATTTACTACCCTCAGGGCAGAAGAAATTACTCTGCATTTCCATGCAGGCAGATTGAGAGTGAGGAGGAGAATCAACCCAAGTCCAGGTCAGTATCTGATAAACtacctccagcccctcccagtcCACATGCAACTCTTTCCCACAATGACAAGTGGAATCCTGCCTGTGGCCCTGAAATAAGGTTGATCTAGATAGGCAGAAATGAGTCTGAGATGACATGCTAGCCCCTGAAAAAGGTGTAACAGACCACTGTGACCACCTACAGGGCCACGGCGCAAGGCAAGAACCACTAGCAGGGCCTGGTAAGAATAAAAATAGGCTGATACTTTGATAGTGGAGCCAACACCCCATTTACAATATTCAAAGAGATTCTGGTCCTTTGTGTGAAAGAACCTAGCATTCACAAATGGTCACCATAGACCCCACCATCGCAACTTTGTCTCAGCTTGCACAACTGACCATGCATTTAAGTGTGCACTGGCCAGCTGCCTACTGGGGACTCCCCGGACCCACATGGGCATGTGGGTGCAAGGGCAGTGCATCTAGGCTCACAAGAAGTTCTGGACATTGAGACTGCCTAGTTCTCCTGGGCAGTGAAGCTGCTAGTCACAGGGTGCTCACCTGGGGGTCCCCTTCGAAGATAACCCGGCCCATGAAATCAGTATAGAAGACAGCCTCTGCGATGACAGAGAACCAAGTGAGTAGGTGGCAGAGACAGAGCCGCATCAATTCCTTGGGCATCTTCAGCATGGACAGCCATAGCAGGCGCACAGTGGTCTCCGCCTCGCCCTCCTCGCTCTCTGTGTCCCCACTGGAGGCAGTGGCCCCACTCTGGTTGCGGTGCCGGGATCGCTGCCGCTGCTGCAGGTCATACAGGTCACTCATGCTTCGGGATGGCTTGATCAGGACCACTGCATTGGCCCGGCGGTAGCGGTAGCAGTGGGACCCAATCTTACCATAGTAGGAGAAAGTGCTAGAAGCCTGCCTGTGGAACATGTGCCTACGCCGCCTCATGGAACCAGACATGACTGAGGGCTTCAAGTCCACTTTAGAGCGGTTACTGAGTGAATCCATTGGTGGGGAACCTCTCCCATTTGGGACTTTAGCTTCATTCAAGTGATTATCAAGCAAGGTGTCGTCCTCCTTGGTGGACTCCCTGAGGAACGTAGACAGGCGGGGCAGCTTGGCCCTCAGGAGCTCCTGGCTGGTGCTCCGGGGGGTGCTGGGATAGGAAGCATCGTGGAAGATGGAGGGCTCTATGTCATGCAGGAAGAGCAGTTCAGGCTCCATGTCCAGGGTGGCATCAGGCATGTGCAGCACCGAGTCACTCTTGCTGCGCACGATGTCCACGTCGAGGTAGTCCAGGGACAGTTCGTGCTCTgactgcacctcatctgggaacaGGGGGCTGCCGTCCTGCACACCCCCACCGAGGGAGCTGAGGCGGATAGCAGGGGCTGGGGCACTAGACTGAACACTGGTGCTGGGCAGGGTGGCATCCTCAGGACTGCGGTCCTGCTGTGGGCTGTACTGTTCCTCCTCAATGCTAAAGAGATGCAGGGCCACTGACACTGAAAAGATGATGGCAGCGAAGAAGAACAGCACCTGGTTCTGTGTGCGGAACCAGTCACCTAGGAAGGTCGGTGTCCAGTCCAGCCCACCCAGCACATAGCCAACAGCCCCACCAAGGCCTGTAGGTAGAGAAGtgacagtgagtttcaggtccaACACAGGGCCTTACACAGGGGGACTGGGTTATGTGGCAAATCAGCGAGATGGAGAACCAAAGGACAGCGAAGACAAACCCAAGGAAACAACTCTAATGACAGCACAGATCGGAAGACTGGTCTAACATTATTTCTAgtcagaaaaacaagacaaaaggagTCTCAGGCCTAGAAGCAACCCCAGCCCACCCGTGTGGTCCCCAGGCAGGGTCAGTGTGGGGCCCTCACCAAATCCACCTGGCAGGCATTATCATCCAGGCAGGCCTTACTCTCTCATAGCCCTCCTCCTCAGTCCCTTAATCCTGCTGGGTTCATGGGTCAGGAGTGAACCACGGTGCTTCCTAAGGTTCCAGCACTGGTCACTGCCACCAAGGAGCAgattcctccctcccacctgggGCCTGGCATGGGGCTTTACCAGCAGAGAAGGCGTGAATGTTGAGAGCCATATCTTGCTCCTCACTGTCTACCACATCCAGCAGGTAGGCACGGATGGGCCCCTCAGTTGCATCGGCACTGAAATCCAAGACCACTACTCCCAGCACCGTGAGAACAATGCCAATGGGCTGCCGGTTGGGAACATCGCCGAGTGCCAGACCTAGACAGAGCATAGGGAAACAGTCAGACTCCAATGCCAACCATCGGGCTCCTGAGAAAAATGCTTTCAGGACAGCAGTAAGCTTCATGCCATTCTGTGGTTTGTGGGTGTACCCCTCTGTCCAGCCCCCAAGagttccttcttttaaaaatttatttattttattatggatgttttgcctgcatgcgtggCTGTTCACCTTGTGCGTGCTTgatacctgcagaggtcagaagaaggcatcagatcttttggaagtggagttagagatggttgtgagctaccatgtggatgctgggactttagcttgggtcttctgtaagagcagcaatgataagctttctctctttccctcataGTTTTTTAAGCAAGAAGGGAAAAGTTTCCTGTTCCTCTGTCCATTAGCAGCAGTGGCCACACCAGCTGGTAAGACAACTGGCATCAACTGGAGTGGCTGTGCAAGGGCCACCACCTCCACTGCTCTAAAGAagccatttcctcctcttcccaccaaCCCAAGCTCCCTTGCTGCTCCCTGAGCTGGTTGGCTCTGCCTCAGCATCCAAGCTAGGCACAGGCTTTTAAGTTTATACAGATCTAAGTAGGAACATGTAGCCTCAGAAGGCACTGAGAACCTCTGAGAAGACTGCCCTCATACACCAAGTCTTACCTGATTGGGGAACCTTCCTGGTCCCAGAGATCAATACCCAGCCTTTAGGACTAGAGGTGGGGCAAAGACAGGCCTGGCCATGAAGTACAGTCCTCTGACTGAACCTCAACCTGCTGGGTCATGGGTTGCCCAGGAGGCCCCATTGGCAAGAGAATTGGTGCCTACAGGCTGGCTACCTGTGGCCAGGACCATCCCAGGAATGATCTCTATACATGTCACTGCGAACACTTTCAGGTGACTTTGACAGGCCCAAGGCCAGCAGCAAATGCCAGGAAAGTGGCAACCCCAAATTCCTAGATAGGAGCAGTTCCTGGTAGAGGCAGCTGCCTTGTGCAGGTAGGAATTAGCAAGGAGATACTCCAGCCAGGAGGGGAATGAACCAAATATGCCACAGACTGTCCCCTATCCTGGTCCTGAGGAGCGGTGGGTCCCCATGGAGGTGGTGGTCCTGCTGCCACTGGAACTCGGGCAGACCTGTGCTTCAGAACCTACACTGTGCTCCTTCACTCGCTGAGCCAAAAAAACAAGGCTTTGTTTCCACTAGTTCTGAAGGGTGCCCGCAAGGCAGAAAATATTTTCCCACACGGAGTggctttaattaaaaacaaaacaacagaaagaagcaaaacaacaCATGAGGCAtgaaccaa
The Microtus pennsylvanicus isolate mMicPen1 chromosome 2, mMicPen1.hap1, whole genome shotgun sequence DNA segment above includes these coding regions:
- the Slc45a4 gene encoding solute carrier family 45 member 4 — protein: MKMAPQNADSESMQVQELPMPLPDPQKPRHPEAETQEETISEGSIDRIPTRLWVMHGAVMFGREFCYAMETALVTPILLQIGLPEQYYSLTWFLSPVLGLIFTPLIGSASDRCTLSWGRRRPFILVLCVGVLIGVALFLNGSAIGLALGDVPNRQPIGIVLTVLGVVVLDFSADATEGPIRAYLLDVVDSEEQDMALNIHAFSAGLGGAVGYVLGGLDWTPTFLGDWFRTQNQVLFFFAAIIFSVSVALHLFSIEEEQYSPQQDRSPEDATLPSTSVQSSAPAPAIRLSSLGGGVQDGSPLFPDEVQSEHELSLDYLDVDIVRSKSDSVLHMPDATLDMEPELLFLHDIEPSIFHDASYPSTPRSTSQELLRAKLPRLSTFLRESTKEDDTLLDNHLNEAKVPNGRGSPPMDSLSNRSKVDLKPSVMSGSMRRRRHMFHRQASSTFSYYGKIGSHCYRYRRANAVVLIKPSRSMSDLYDLQQRQRSRHRNQSGATASSGDTESEEGEAETTVRLLWLSMLKMPKELMRLCLCHLLTWFSVIAEAVFYTDFMGRVIFEGDPQASNSTLWHKYNAGVKMGCWGLVIYAATGAICSALLQKYLDNYDLSIKIIYVLGTLGFSVGTAVMALFPNVYVAMITISTMGIVSMSISYCPYALLGHYHDIKEYVHHSPGNSKRGFGIDCAILSCQVYISQILVASALGSVVDAVGTVHAIPVVASVGSFLGFLTATFLVIYPEVSEEAKEEQKGLSSGPAGEGESGAGSEKPTVLKLSRKGGLRGSVETESMV